In one Solanum dulcamara chromosome 1, daSolDulc1.2, whole genome shotgun sequence genomic region, the following are encoded:
- the LOC129883121 gene encoding kinesin-like protein KIN-12B has protein sequence MKHYMQQRNTILRENHEATGATMPPSSSPNPTSLKQKPSNSPSNPSSNSTRKHKSSKENAPPPYHPLDLSSSPAVGLKIKSPLPPRPPNSNNLKRKLNLESVGTENAVAGSSDSGVKVIVRMRPPTKDEEEGEVVVQKISNDSLSIAGHTFTFDSIADTQSTQVDIFQHVGAPVVENCLAGFNSSVFAYGQTGSGKTYTIWGPANALLGENLTIDQQGLAPRVFQRLFERIEEEQIKHADKQLMYQCQCSFLEIYNEQITDLLDPSQKNLQIREDVRTGVYVENLTEECVSSMKDVTKLLMKGVSNRRTGATSVNAESSRSHSVFTCSVESRCKSMADGISHLKRSRINLVDLAGSERQKLTGAAGERLKEAGNINKSLSQLGNLINILAEVSQTGKHRHIPYRDSKLTFLLQESLGGNAKLAMICAVSPSQSCKSETLSTLRFAQRAKAIKNKAVINEEMQDDVNVLREVIRQLRAELLRMKANGCQADQAGWSVRRSLNLLKFSLNHPMNLPVDDDGDTEMEVVEEAELLGLLSEGSKENSMLGILRRTFSKGSSLLDSTVQHGEKEYGCNREKASEDTDVTMEEEVSEAVVEHESGTVDGAGLQDFKNLGKDSSMEPTEDEYVLSSANEMLNQGQQEVVEDSPSEKHSERTPENSSKSLEGNTAFTNLSIVQCDVSPILDYPAPSISPRANSSSKSLGTSMLSASKKDLGDKLDTPDLSFTKPSNSICLNSLTNQRNKSCFTSTEHLAASLQRGLEIISTHRQSTSLRRSSVRFSCKAADISAIIPVAKVDVGVQTVTKDHESFEGGSMFLCSKCKARNSLQELKDADDGSNLQLVPVNGLQLVSETESHSCENFQIQVPKAVEKVLAGAIRREMALEDIFSKQTSEITQLNRLIQQYKHERECNAVISQTREDKIIRLESYMDGILPKEEFMEDELLALIHENKLLKAKYENHPEVLSERLALRRVQEELERYHNFFDLGERDVLLEEIQDLRSQLQFYLDFSPKSSRKEDSLLQLTYPCEPSVPPTLSTIPESNEESSEQSFERERIQWTETESKWISLVEELRLDLQASRTLSEKRKQELDLEKKCSEELKEAMQRAMQGHARMIEQYAELEERHIQLLARHRKVQVGIEDVKKAATKAGVRGAESKFINALAAEISALRVEREKERHYYRDENNELQNQLRDTAEAVQAAGELLARLKEAEEDIAAAEKRAIHAEQEANQAYKQIDKLKKKHEEEINSLNHLREEPHLPKDTSETAYDNTETGDDRWKEEFAPFYSTKEEDLPKFGEPSSWFSGYDRCNV, from the exons atgaaGCACTATATGCAACAACGAAACACGATCTTAAGGGAGAATCACGAGGCTACTGGAGCTACAATGCCGCCGTCCTCATCTCCAAACCCTACCTCTTTGAAGCAAAAACCATCGAATTCGCCTAGTAATCCTAGCAGTAATAGTACAAGGAAGCATAAATCATCTAAAGAGAATGCTCCTCCGCCGTATCATCCGTTAGATCTGAGCTCATCGCCGGCAGTTGGTTTGAAGATTAAGAGTCCTCTGCCTCCTCGACCGCCTAACTCGAATAATTTGAAACGGAAGCTCAATTTGGAGTCTGTTGGTACTGAGAATGCAGTTGCTGGATCTTCTGATTCAGGAGTCAAG GTCATAGTGAGAATGAGGCCGCCAACCAAGGATGAGGAAGAGGGAGAAGTTGTTGTCCAGAAGATCTCTAATGATTCTTTGTCAATAGCTGGGCATACTTTTACATTTGACTCTATTGCAGATACACAATCAACACag GTTGATATATTCCAGCACGTGGGAGCTCCTGTTGTTGAGAATTGTCTTGCTGGGTTTAACAGTTCAGTATTTGCTTATGGGCAG ACTGGTAGTGGGAAGACCTATACAATTTGGGGACCAGCCAACGCCTTGTTGGGAGAAAACTTGACCATTGATCAACAGGGCTTAGCCCCACGTGTTTTTCAGAGGCTTTTTGAACGTATTGAGGAG GAACAAATCAAGCATGCTGACAAACAGCTCATGTATCAGTGTCAATGTTCTTTTCTTGAG ATATACAATGAACAAATAACTGATCTGTTGGATCCTAGTCAAAAAAATCTCCAG ATCAGGGAAGATGTCAGAACAGGTGTTTATGTGGAAAATTTGACTGAGGAATGTGTGTCCTCCATGAAGGATGTAACAAAGCTTCTGATGAAG GGAGTGTCAAACAGGAGAACTGGTGCTACGAGTGTGAATGCTGAGAGTTCACGTTCTCACAGTGTATTCACCTGTTCTGTTGAATCACGGTGCAAG AGCATGGCAGATGGTATAAGCCACCTAAAGAGGAGTAGAATAAATCTTGTTGATCTTGCTGGATCAGAAAGGCAAAAGCTAACTGGTGCAGCTGGTGAACGCTTGAAGGAAGCAGGGAATATCAATAAATCACTTTCACAGTTGGG GAACTTAATAAACATTCTTGCAGAAGTTTCTCAAACGGGCAAGCATAGGCACATCCCCTATAGAGATTCCAAGTTGACATTTTTGTTACAGGAATCTCTCGGTGGGAATGCAAAACTTGCAATGATCTGCGCTGTTTCTCCATCCCAAAG TTGTAAGAGCGAGACTTTGAGTACCCTGAGATTTGCTCAGCGTGCAAAGGCAATCAAGAATAAGGCGGTAATCAATGAAGAAATGCAAGATGATGTTAATGTTTTGAGAGAAGTTATACGTCAGCTAAGG GCGGAATTGTTAAGAATGAAGGCAAATGGTTGTCAAGCAGATCAGGCAGGGTGGAGCGTTCGTAGAAGCTTAAATCTATTAAAGTTTAGCCTTAACCATCCAATGAATCTACCTGTTGATGATGACGGTGATACAGAAATGGAAGTCGTTGAGGAAGCCGAACTATTAGGTCTCTTATCTGAAGGCAGTAAAGAGAATAGTATGCTTGGGATCCTGCGGAGGACCTTTTCAAAAGGTTCTTCACTACTTGATTCTACAGTACAGCATGGGGAAAAAGAGTATGGCTGCAACAGGGAGAAAGCATCCGAGGATACAGATGTTACCATGGAGGAAGAGGTATCTGAAGCAGTTGTCGAGCATGAAAGCGGTACTGTTGATGGTGCTGGACTGCAGGACTTCAAAAATCTAGGTAAGGATTCTTCTATGGAGCCAACTGAAGATGAGTATGTCCTGTCTTCTGCCAACGAAATGCTGAATCAAGGACAACAGGAAGTGGTAGAGGACTCACCTTCAGAAAAACATTCTGAACGGACTCCAGAGAACTCTTCTAAGAGCTTGGAGGGAAATACAGCCTTCACTAATCTCAGTATAGTTCAATGTGATGTGTCGCCTATTTTGGACTATCCTGCTCCAAGCATTTCACCAAGAGCTAATAGCAGTAGCAAAAGTCTTGGGACTTCAATGCTGAGTGCTTCAAAGAAGGATCTTGGAGATAAATTAGATACCCCAGACTTATCCTTCACAAAGCCTTCAAACAGTATTTGTTTGAATTCTCTAACAAATCAAAGAAACAAAAGCTGTTTCACTTCAACTGAACATTTGGCGGCTAGTCTTCAGCGGGGACTTGAAATTATTAGTACTCATCGACAAAGTACATCTTTGAGGCGCTCCTCGGTCAGATTTTCTTGCAAAGCTGCTGATATTAGTGCAATCATACCAGTTGCTAAAGTAGATGTTGGAGTTCAAACTGTTACAAAAGATCATGAATCATTTGAAGGAGGTTCAATGTTTTTGTGTAGTAAATGTAAGGCAAGAAATTCGCTGCAAGAGCTTAAAGATGCAGATGATGGCTCAAATTTGCAGTTGGTACCTGTTAATGGATTACAGTTGGTATCTGAAACTGAATCCCATTCCTGTGAAAACTTCCAGATTCAAGTACCTAAA GCAGTAGAAAAGGTCTTGGCTGGAGCTATACGGAGAGAGATGGCACTTGAAGATATATTTTCCAAGCAAACTTCTGAAATCACACAACTCAACCGTTTG ATCCAGCAATACAAACATGAACGAGAATGCAATGCTGTAATTAGCCAAACACGTGAAGATAAGATCATTCGCCTTGAGAGTTACATGGATGGTATTTTACCGAAGGAGGAGTTCATGGAGGATGAGTTGTTGGCACTGATTCATGAGAATAAG CTTCTGAAGGCAAAGTATGAGAATCATCCTGAGGTTTTAAGTGAGAGACTTGCACTAAGAAGAGTTCAAGAAGAGCTGGAGCGGTATCATAACTTCTTTGACTTAGGTGAGAGGGATGTTTTACTGGAGGAGATTCAGGATTTGAGGAGCCAGCTACAGTTTTATCTGGACTTTTCACCAAAGTCATCCAGGAAAGAAGATTCTCTTCTACAATTAACATATCCATGTGAGCCCAGTGTGCCTCCAACTTTATCAACAATTCCAGAGTCCAATGAGGAGAGTTCTGAACAGAGTTTTGAAAGGGAGAGAATACAATGGACTGAAACAGAGAGTAAGTGGATTTCTCTGGTAGAAGAGTTGAGGTTAGACCTACAAGCTAGCCGCACCTTGTCTGAAAAACGAAAACAAGAACTAGATTTGGAAAAGAAATGCTCAGAAGAGCTGAAAGAAGCAATGCAGAGGGCAATGCAGGGCCATGCACGAATGATTGAACagtatgctgaactagaagagagaCATATTCAACTGCTTGCAAGGCATAGGAAGGTCCAAGTTGGTATAGAGGATGTTAAAAAAGCAGCCACAAAAGCAGGAGTTAGAGGTGCTGAATCTAAATTCATAAATGCTCTTGCTGCAGAAATTTCAGCTCTGAGAGTGGAGAGGGAAAAGGAAAGGCACTATTATAGGGATGAAAATAACGAACTTCAGAACCAACTTAGGGATACTGCTGAAGCGGTACAAGCAGCTGGGGAATTGCTTGCACGGCTTAAAGAAGCAGAAGAAGATATTGCAGCTGCAGAG AAACGAGCCATTCATGCGGAGCAAGAAGCTAATCAGGCTTATAAACAGATTgataaattgaagaaaaaacacGAGGAGGAGATCAACAGTTTGAACCATTTACGAGAAGAACCCCATCTACCTAAAGATACATCAGAAACTGCATATGATAATACTGAAACAGGTGATGATCGGTGGAAAGAAGAATTCGCGCCATTCTACAGCACCAAAGAGGAGGACCTACCAAAATTTGGAGAGCCCTCTTCTTGGTTCTCAGGGTATGACAGGTGCAATGTATAG